The following coding sequences are from one Gadus macrocephalus chromosome 3, ASM3116895v1 window:
- the LOC132453994 gene encoding nucleolin-like — protein sequence MQRAGLLVAAVTVVVAVLLCGEAAEAKRISRCEMKTALEEALILPSQWKKFKNLILARVICDAEKRSNLTTGLVKLISQPEPVSPTSAPTPTPTPTTRKPMPTPVMPTTMPTTITATSGTTTNNTRVSNRTTVSMTTTMSPTTSKTPIGSTTHGSRRKRMAGKGDGEDRMEATTEKPLNLTAMENSLEEDASRNDEAEVEEEDQDNVSDEEGDEDDEADATDDDKEEADESDEEEQVEDESEEEEEEEEEEEEEEEEEEEEEEEGEEEEEEEEEEEEEKEEEEEATISPEPKQGERFYGVFQLNDRLHCDSNLQPSWNLCQTNCQAFTDEDIYDDVACFLHSGNWLRRLKQGKCSSLVNHHDFFKACHL from the exons ATGCAGCGGGCAGGACTCCTGGTGGCCGCGGTGACCGTTGTGGTGGCGGTGCTTCTGTGCGGTGAGGCAGCGGAGGCCAAGAGGATCAGCAGGTGTGAGATGAAGACGGCTCTGGAGGAGGCGCTGATCCTACCCTCCCAATGGAAGAAGTTCAAGAACCTCATCCTGGCTAGAG TGATTTGCGATGCGGAGAAGAGGAGTAACCTAACAACCGGTTTGGTGAAATTAATCAGCCAACCTGAACCTGTAAGTCCGACttccgcccccacccccacccccacccccacaacccGCAAACCCATGCCCACCCCGGT CATGCCCACCACCAtgcccaccaccatcacagcaACAAGCggcacaaccacaaacaacacCAGGGTGTCCAACCGCACCACGGTGTCCATgaccaccaccatgtcccccACGACGTCCAAGACCCCTATTGGGTCTACCACCCACGGTTCCAGGAGGAAGAGAATGGCAGGGAAGGGAGACGGGGAAGACCGTATGGAAGCCACGACGGAGAAGCCCCTCAATTTGACTGCGATGGAGAATTCCCTCGAAGAAGACGCGTCCCGAAATGATGAGgctgaggtagaggaggaagaccAGGATAACGTTTCAGAcgaggagggagacgaggatGACGAGGCTGACGCTACAGACGATGATAAAGAGGAAGCAGATGAaagtgatgaagaggagcaggtggaagatgaaagtgaggaggaggaggaggaggaggaggaggaggaggaggaggaggaggaggaggaagaggaggaggaggagggggaggaggaggaggaggaggaggaggaggaggaggaggagaaggaggaggaggaggaagccacCATAAGCCCCGAACCCAAGCAAGGTGAGCGGTTCTACGGGGTGTTCCAGCTGAATGACAGGTTGCACTGCGACTCAAACCTTCAGCCCTCCTGGAACCTCTGCCAGACCAACTGCCAGG CCTTCACCGATGAAGACATTTACGATGACGTCGCTTGCTTCTTACACTCTGGTAACTGGCT ccGGCGTCTGAAGCAGGGGAAGTGTTCGAGCCTCGTTAACCACCATGACTTCTTTAAAGCGTGTCACCTATAA
- the akt3b gene encoding RAC-gamma serine/threonine-protein kinase — MSDQNVVKEGWVQKRGEYIKNWRPRYFLLKSDGSFIGYKDKPQDADLAYPLNNFSVAKCQLMKTERPKPNTFIIRCLQWTTVIERTFHVDSPDERDEWAEAIQMVAESLAKQEEEGILCSPTSQIENVNEEEMDTSISQHKRKTMNDFDYLKLLGKGTFGKVILVKEKASGTYYAMKILKKEVIIAKDEVAHTLTESRVLKNTRHPFLTSLKYSFQTKDRLCFVMEYVNGGELFFHLSRERVFSEDRTRFYGAEIVSALDYLHSAKIVYRDLKLENLMLDKDGHIKITDFGLCKEGITDTATMKTFCGTPEYLAPEVLEDNDYGRAVDWWGLGVVTYEMMCGRLPFYNQDHEKLFELILMEDIKFPRTLSSDAKSLLSGLLIKDPNKRLGGGPDDAKEIMRHSYFTLVDWQDVYDKKLVPPFMPQVSSETDTRYFDEEFTAQTITITPPEKFDEDGMDAADSERRPHFPQFSYSASGRE; from the exons ATGAGCGACCAGAACGTGGTGAAGGAGGGCTGGGTGCAGAAGAGAG GAGAGTACATAAAGAACTGGCGGCCGCGCTACTTCCTGTTGAAATCGGACGGCTCGTTCATCGGCTACAAGGACAAGCCCCAGGACGCAGACCTGGCCTACCCCCTCAACAACTTCTCTGTAGCAA AATGTCAGCTGATGAAGACGGAGAGGCCGAAGCCCAATACCTTCATCATCCGCTGCCTCCAGTGGACCACCGTCATCGAGAGGACCTTCCACGTGGACTCTCCCGACGAGAG GGACGAGTGGGCGGAGGCCATCCAGATGGTGGCAGAGTCGCTGgccaagcaggaggaggagggcattcTGTGCAGCCCCACCTCCCAGATTGAGAACGTcaatgaggaggagatggacacCTCCATCAGCCAGCACAAACGGAAG ACAATGAACGACTTTGACTACCTGAAGCTGCTGGGGAAGGGGACGTTTGGGAAGGTCATCCTGGTCAAGGAGAAGGCCAGTGGCACCTACTACGCCATGAAGATCCTCAAGAAGGAGGTCATCATCGCCAAG GATGAAGTGGCTCACACACTTACAGAGAGTCGTGTTCTTAAAAACACCAGGCATCCTTTCCTGACT tcCCTGAAGTATTCCTTCCAGACCAAGGACCGGCTCTGCTTCGTCATGGAGTACGTCAACGGCGGGGAG TTATTCTTCCACCTGTCAAGAGAACGTGTGTTTTCGGAGGACCGGACCCGTTTCTATGGCGCCGAGATCGTGTCTGCCCTCGACTACCTACACTCCGCCAAGATCGTGTACCGCGAtctgaag CTGGAGAACCTGATGCTGGATAAGGACGGTCACATCAAGATCACCGACTTCGGTCTCTGCAAGGAGGGCATCACGGACACAGCCACCATGAAGACCTTTTGTGGAACACCAGAATACCTGGccccagag GTTCTGGAGGACAACGACTATGGTCGGGCGGTGGACTGGTGGGGTCTGGGCGTGGTGACGTACGAGATGATGTGCGGCCGGCTGCCCTTTTACAACCAGGACCACGAGAAGCTGTTTGAGCTCATCCTCATGGAGGACATCAAGTTCCCCCGAACGCTGTCGTCTGACGCCAAGTCCCTGCTGTCCGGCCTGCTCATCAAGGACCCCAACAAACG GCTGGGTGGGGGTCCAGACGATGCTAAGGAGATCATGCGCCACAGTTACTTCACCCTCGTCGACTGGCAGGACGTCTACGACAAGAAG CTGGTGCCGCCCTTCATGCCGCAGGTGTCGTCAGAGACGGACACGCGCTACTTTGATGAAGAGTTCACCGCCCAGACCATTACCATCACTCCCCCGGAGAAAT ttGACGAGGATGGGATGGATGCGGCGGACAGCGAAAGGAGACCTCACTTTCCCCAGTTCTCCTACTCTGCCAGCGGACGGGAgtga
- the pus10 gene encoding putative tRNA pseudouridine synthase Pus10, giving the protein MLPLKEKDKPVVQKLLSSGCCARCVLRFCCVLVQSLYRQPVQDTLKQLQDFVSDLDNNTPNESTAVPEPHPASGDQSHDATETKQSEDESEQGTRTATEQSDDPPKKRMKLDDGLKGSEASAGSGDSEAPPAPALSHCVVCLGVLQEYCSRDHARKVAEAVKTEDYHFETILLSVSLPAQLCVREHSCWLHVKKEMREKVMTRVKDDIVPLKEAFKWSVQGLIATELGGVSVVTRSAFEVGMEFKHSPTDSDCHFLATTCPDCFRPTKNKDSVFTRAAVIKALEKIPDSKFLIHYPTPPGRPTSICTSQAIQCLHTSIYVAGRYNKYSRSLSQTPWIIDGRRMMESSVEELIAEPLASSFRSKGFNFSSSGREDVDVRTLGKGRPFAMEMLNPHRNRFTKMEMKKIQETINTSSDKIAVRDLQIVTRECMGHMKEGEEEKTKSYTALVWTQKPIEKDDIIFLDDIKELTLDQKTPLRVLHRRALAVRQRVIHSMNASFRDPHHFYLRLKTQAGTYIKEFVHGDFGRTKPNLCQLLKMDTDILELDVESVDVDWPPTIPE; this is encoded by the exons ATGCTCCCCCTGAAGGAGAAGGACAAGCCGGTAGTCCAGAAGCTGCTCTCTTCCGGCTGCTGTGCTCGCTGTGTGCTAAGGTTCTGCTGCGTGCTGGTGCAGTCGCTCTACAGACAGCCCGTCCAG GACACCTTGAAGCAACTCCAGGACTTTGTCAGCGATTtggacaacaacacaccaaATGAGTCCACAGCAGTACCAGAACCACATCCAGCATCAGGGGACCAATCCCATGATGCAACAGAAACCAAGCAGAGCGAGGACGAGAGCGAACAGGGGACCAGGACAGCCACGGAACAATCCGACGACCCGCCGAAGAAACGCATGAAGTTGGACGATGGCTTGAAAGGCTCAGAGGCTTCTGCTGGTTCCGGAGATTCTGAGGCCCCGCCGGCACCAGCACTGAGCCACTGTGTGGTCTGCCTGGGGGTCCTACAGGAGTACTGCAGCAGAGATCACGCCAGGAAG GTGGCCGAGGCAGTGAAGACGGAGGACTACCACTTTGAAACCATCTTGTTGTCGGTGTCCCTTCCCGCCCAGCTCTGTGTCCGAGAG CATTCCTGTTGGCTCCACGTGAAGAAGGAGATGAG GGAGAAGGTCATGACCCGGGTGAAAGACGACATCGTCCCGCTGAAGGAGGCCTTCAAATGGTCCGTGCAGGGCCTCATCGCCACGGAGCTGGGGGGTGTGTCCGTGGTCACCAGG AGTGCTTTCGAGGTCGGCATGGAGTTCAAACACAGCCCAACTGACAGCGACTGCCATTTCCT TGCAACAACGTGCCCTGATTGCTTCAGACCCACCAAAAACAAAGAC TCTGTGTTCACCAGGGCGGCGGTGATCAAAGCTCTGGAGAAGATCCCCGACAGCAAGTTCCTCAT ACACTACCCAACTCCCCCCGGCCGGCCAACCAGCATCTGCACCTCGCAGGCCATCCAGTGTCTGCACACGTCTATCTACGTGGCCG GGCGGTACAACAAGTACTCCCGCAGCCTGTCCCAGACCCCCTGGATCATCGACGGACGCCGCATGATGGAGTCGTCTGTGGAGGAGTTGATCGCTGAGCCCCTGGCCAGCTCCTTTCGGTCCAAAG GATTCAATTTTTCCTCTTCCGGGAGAGAGGACGTGGATGTTCGGACACTTGGAAAAG GACGTCCATTTGCCATGGAGATGCTGAATCCTCACCGCAACAGATTTACCaagatggagatgaagaagatacaggag ACCATCAACACGTCTTCTGACAAGATTGCCGTCAGGGATCTGCAGATCGTCACCAG GGAGTGCATGGGCCACAtgaaggagggcgaggaggagaagaccaaGTCCTACACCGCGCTGGTCTGGACTCAGAAGCCCATCGAGAAGGACGACATCATCTTCCTGGATGACATCAAG gagCTGACCCTGGACCAGAAGACCCCTCTGAGGGTCCTGCACAGGCGTGCCCTGGCGGTCCGGCAGCGCGTCATCCACAGCATGAACGCCAGCTTCCGCGACCCGCACCACTTCTACCTGCGCCTCAAGACCCAGGCCGGCAC CTACATCAAGGAGTTTGTGCACGGAGACTTCGGCCGCACCAAGCCTAACCTGTGTCAGCTGCTGAAGATGGACACAGACATTCTGGAGTTGGATGTGGAG TCTGTGGATGTGGACTGGCCCCCCACCATACCAGAGTGA